In Helianthus annuus cultivar XRQ/B chromosome 9, HanXRQr2.0-SUNRISE, whole genome shotgun sequence, the following are encoded in one genomic region:
- the LOC110876519 gene encoding uncharacterized protein LOC110876519, whose protein sequence is MRNKRGQYPNLFCEFHKDTCHLTDDCFSLKQEIERALKDVKLTHLVKGGKRDYRQIQRREEGPENKKLRKLETHMVQGGPRRPRKNYNKRTQDDSWRERQVVFPIVRGGPRERRPIVISGVIGHYQTDYIFIDPGSTADIIYEQCFNQFDQEDKARLEPVDYPLTGFCNEAVFPFGQISFPVLLSD, encoded by the coding sequence ATGCGAAACAAAAGGGGTCAATACCCAAATCTTTTCTGTGAATTCCATAAAGACACATGCCACTTAACCGACGATTGCTTCAGCCTAAAGCAGGAAATAGAAAGGGCCTTAAAAGACGTAAAGCTCACTCATCTGGTAAAAGGTGGAAAGCGCGACTACCGCCAGATTCAAAGAAGAGAAGAAGGGCCAGAAAACAAGAAACTACGGAAATTAGAAACCCACATGGTTCAAGGGGGTCCACGAAGGCCGAGAAAAAATTATAACAAGCGCACACAAGATGACTCATGGCGCGAAAGACAAGTTGTTTTCCCTATTGTAAGAGGAGGCCCAAGAGAAAGAAGACCCATAGTCATATCTGGGGTGATCGGTCACTACCAAACTGACTACATTTTCATCGATCCAGGGAGCACTGCAGACATCATATACGAGCAATGTTTTAATCAATTCGACCAAGAAGACAAGGCGCGCTTGGAACCAGTTGACTACCCGttaactggtttctgcaacgaagcCGTCTTTCCTTTCGGACAAATATCATTCCCGGTGCTACTCTCAGATTGA